The DNA segment GTGTTGACCATGCATATCAAACAGCATCGCACCCAGCTCCGCCAGCTCTTTGAGCGGCACCGGAACCGACTGGATATAGATTGACCCTCTCCCGGTACGCTTGATTGTGCGGCGAAGAAACAGCCGTCCTTCGTCAAGCTGAATATCACGCTCCTGCAGCCAGCTGACTACCGGGCTGTCTGCTTCAGGACGAAATATACCGGATACCATTGCCTCCTGACAGCCAGTGCGAATACTACCGGTGTCAGCCCGCTCACCATGCAGCAATCCAAGTGCTCCTGCCAGAATGGACTTACCGGCACCGGTTTCCCCGGACAGAACCGTCATCCCCGCTTCGAAACGGATCGTGAGGCGATCAATCAGTGCAAAGTTCTGAATCGAGATTTCTTCAATCATCAGGTCCTCCCGACCAGTTCAGCTTGGAACGCAGCACATCATAAAAGGAACGCGCCGAGCTGCGCAGGATTCCGACCGTAGCGGCGGCTTTGCGCACACACACTCGGTCTCCCTGCTGCAGCGAAACCACTGTCTGTCCATCCACGGTCAGAATCAACTGCGCCCGTTGCGGCTCATCCACTGTTATGGTCACCGCCTCATCAGGCGGCAGCACGATCGGGCGGTGGGACAGGGTAAAGGGGCAAATCGGATTCAGGATTATCGCCTGCATCTCGGGGTACAGGATTGGCCCCCCCGCAGCCACCGAATACGCCGTAGAGCCGGTTGGGGTTGCCACCAGCACTCCGTCAGCGCGATATCGCCCCAGTGAGCCGCTGGTCAATGTAACATCCACCGAGATCAGATTGGATATTCCGGCCTTGGTGATTACCATGTCGTTCAAACCGAGATGGCTGCACAGAAGTTCATCATCTCGGAACAGATCAACCTGCAGCATCAAGCGCCGTCCGGCATCCACGTTGCCCTGGCGATAGCCGGCATACACATCGTACCATTCCGAGGCAGCCACCTCGGTGATAAACCCGAAACTCCCCAGGTTCACCGGCAAGATCGGAATATCGTGACCAGCCAGTCTGCGGGCGCAGAACAACACCGTTCCGTCCCCGCCAAGACTGATTGCAAGATCGACCTCGGGTACAGCGCCAAGGTCGTCTTCACCGTAAAACCGCTCGACCAGAACCCGTACCCCCTCGGATTCAAGCTGCCGGGTAATCTCGACAATCATATCCTCGGCGAGGGATTTGTGAAGATTGGCCATTATCAGTACGGATCCTATTGTGTGCTGCATTGCTCTAACTATACTTACACACTCTTCTGCTGTAAAGCTTCGGATTCCATGAAAAAAAGCCTCCCATTACGGAAGGCTGATCAAAATTTTGGACAGTTCCCGTATCTGCGGTGTGGGCAGACTGGGATACAGGGGAAACAACAGGCAGCGACGCCACAATCCAGCTGCATTCGGCACCTCGGCCGCTGGACACACAATAGCTGCCGGCACCGAGGTATCGGCAGCGGTATCACTATGAGCATCACCGGCATCTCTGTTCGCTGCGGTTTCGGCTTGGTCGCTTTCCACCCCGTACACATCCAGAATACTGTGTGCATAGGCAGGTCGTGTCTCGACCCCCTTCTTTTTAGCGTAGGCCTCTACATCCTTGCGACCCGTTTCCACAATCAAGGGTAAGCCGTAATACACCTGCTCGGCATCACCAGGCTGCACAAGCAGTCGATGCCGCGATTGCTGCACCGCACGATGCAGCACCTCGGCAACCTCCTGACGGCGAACAAGCCGCTGTGGCAGCTCCTTGAGCTGGGTAACCCCCAGAGCCGCATTCAGATCGGCAAGAAACACCTCCCGCGATACCGCCGCGGATGCCTGGTTCAGTGCCGCTGCGTGCTTCCGTGTTCGTCCCAGCACCGCCGCCCCGCCGCCGGTAGTCAGCATATCCTCTTCTTCCAGGGAGAGAATCACATAGTCTGCAGTCGAGCCAGCCAGGGCATCTCCCAAGCGCGCACCACATCCCTTGCTGATATCCAGGATTACGGTGTCGATCTGCCGCGCAATATCCTCCAGCAAAGGCACAAAGCCGAGCGAGGTATCACAGACAACGCCCACCGGACGGAAGGGACGCTCCTTCTTCAAGGCATCAGCAAGGGTCTCCGGGCTTACCGTGCCATTCCGTGGATCTACATCTACCCAATCAAACGGAATTCCGGCTGACTGTATCACCTCTGCATAGACCCGGGAGAGCAGCGGTGACAACAACAGCCCTTCCCCGTCTTTCAGCGATAATGCACCACTCAGAACCTGCACCGCACGGCGCAGCTCTCTGAAGGGAAGCCCGCCTTCCAGATCAAAAAATTCCAGTAAGGCATGGATAAACTGTTCGGATATCTGCCCTGGTCCCAGGGTGTCATCCACCATAGTTTCCAGTACTGCCTGCATATCCTTGCGGTTAATCGCAGGACGAAAGAGAGGTATTTTCATTTCATTTCCTTTCCTGGTTCCTGTGTGCAGTCAACTGCCCGTTTCAGACCATAGAGTAATCGCTGATGGCACGCAGTTCCCGGGTGTTAAACAACCGGCGGATATCAAGAATAATCAGATATCCATCCTCATCCCGATTGACCACACCCTGAATATATTCTGCACCGATACCGCTGATCATCTGTGGCGGGGGTTGTATATCTTTCCCTTCTACCTTGACGACCCGGTTCACCTTGTCGATGATAACCGCCAGCAGCATTTCATCTATCTGGATAATCACAAAACCGCTGAGAAGACTGTCTTCTTCGCTGAGCTCGGCTTTTTTGAGGTGAAAGCGCCGGTGCAGGTTGATTACCGGAATAATCTCGCCACGCAGATTGAATATCCCCTCAACATAGGCAGGAGAATTGGGTATGGCACGCACCTCTTCCACCTTCACAATCCCCTCGACATCCATGATATCGATCCCGTACTGCTCTTCGCCAAGTTGAAAGGTAACTAATTGCATTGACTGGAAATTCTCCGACATTCGGCGCCTCCATATCAAGCATACTAATAGATTCAGCTTTTCGCAAGACAGGATTACCGTTTCATGCTACCGTTCGGGTTCATGAAGCAGCATCTCCTGCACACACGCCTGTTGATCATTGGCCAGGGGATTGCCGGTAGCATGCTTGCCTACGCCCTCTGGCGGCGCGGTCTGACCCGCCCTGAGGATTTTATGGTGATCGATGCCGGTGACACCCATGCTGCGACACGGGTGTCCACCGGGGTGATTAACCCCTTCGGTTTTGCACGCCTCAATTACTCTGCAGTTGCCCCTGAGGTTGGTGCGGCCTGGGAGCATTACAACCGCCTTGAACGCATGCTGCAGCACCACCTGGGTACACACACACGCTATGCCTTTGCACATCCTCTGCTGAGGTTGTTCACTTCACCCATGGAAGCGGGCCGCTGGCAGGAGCGGTATCGCCTGCCGGTACTGCCGCATGGCTCCCGACGGCACAACATCTGCCTGACACAGGGGGGTGGTGTAGTGCCGAACAGCGGATGGATCGAAGCAGCTCGATTGGTCAGGGATATACGGAGATTGCTCCAGCAGCGCCAGCAATACATTCATGCTGACATACCGGCAAGTACGCTGATGACATCATTGCGTCAGGCATCCGGGAATATTGCTGAGCTTCACAGCATACGCTATTCTGCACTGATTCTGTGCAGCGGCGTCCAGCATGCACTGGCAACCGGCAACAGCTTACCCGACGCCAGACTCCCCTATTACCCGGTGGGTGGAGAAGTCATGTCACTCTATCTTCCTGCCTGGCCAGTTGAGCTGGCAGTGTCTCGTGGGATAACAATACAGCCGTCACGCACCCACAGCGGATGGATTCGTGTTGGCGCCACGTATCAACGCACCCCGGATACCGACCTGCCAAACGCCGAGGGCATTGCCTGGCTCAGGAATCAGTTTGATCAGCTGTGTATTCGCATGCGTTCCGGTATGCCGGATTCAACAGGCAGGATGTATCAGCAAGCTGTTGCATCTGCCGTATTCACCAGCGGTATCCGTCCGGCGGCAATTGATCGCCAGCCATACCTCGGGCAGATGAGACAGCCCCTTCCGCAGTGCCCACCGGTATATATCATGAACGGGCTGGGAAGCCGTGGGATTGCCCGCGCCCCTGTGCTGGCAGAAACCCTGGCAAACCATATCCTGCAGAAAGCCCCGATTCCGCCGGCCTGGCAGGTACAGCGTGTGCCTCTTGACCAATCCAGCCAAACGTGGGAGTGTAGCGCATCGGCTGACTGACCACGGTGGTCCCGCTTGATGCGCACTGCGTTGACGCAGGTAGTATAGCATCACCCCACCCCTGGCCGCGCCTTCGCGTTCAATCACCCGCAAAAAACAACACGTGCGACCCATCGCGGGAAGAGTTTCACACAAAGGACAATTTATGGAATCTCTCACTTTCTCCCAGCTTGAGCTGGAGAGTACTATTCTTGATGCTGTTAAGCGTCAGGGCTACACCACCCCCACGCCAATCCAGGCGCAATCCATCCCGGTATTGATGCATGGCAGCGACATGCTGGGCACTGCACAGACCGGCACCGGTAAAACCGCAGCCTTCGTGCTGCCGCTACTCGACCGCCTGATCAAAAACCCCCGTCAACCGGAAACCTCGGCAAACCCGGCTCGTGAGCCGGCGCACAACCGGAATGGACGCAACAGTCGCGATAGTCGACGTCGCCCGGTCAAACCGGCTCGTCCCGAGGCACTGATTCTGGCACCAACCAGAGAACTGGCTATTCAGATTGGCGACAGCCTGCAAAAATATGGCAGCGGCAGCGGCCTGAAACATACCGTAATTTACGGTGGCGCCCCCAAGCCGAGTCAGGCAGCAAAACTTCGCAACAATCCGGATATTCTGGCAGCTACCCCGGGCCGACTTATGGACTTTGTTGGAGAAGGCCTGATCGACCTTACCGGTATTCGCGTTCTTATCCTGGATGAAGCCGACCGAATGCTGGACATGGGATTCATTCCCGAGATGCGCAAGATCGCCGCGATGGCAGAGGATCGTGACCAGACCGTACTTTTCTCGGCTACCATGCCGCGCGAAATCGAGTCACTCGCCCAGGAATTGCTCACCAATCCGGAGCGGGTGGCAATAGCCCCCCAGGAAGTCACGGTTGATCGAATTACTCAGACCGTTCTGCATCTTGATCGTGAGGACAAAACGAAACTGCTTCCAGCATTGATCCGCGACCACAACATGTTCCGGGTAATAATCTTTACGCGGACCAAACACCGCGCTACCCGGGTCGCCAAGCTGCTTAGCAAGGCTGAAATCCCGGCGGATGCCATCCATGGCGACCGCACACAAGGCCAGCGTCAGCGTGCGCTGGAAGGATTTCGTCGCGGCAAGATCCAGGCACTGGTAGCCACCGATGTTGCGTCCCGGGGAATCGATGTGGATGACGTATCCCATGTAATCAATTTCGAAATCCCCAACGAAGCAGAATCCTATGTACATCGCATCGGGCGTACCGGGCGAGCAGGTACCGAAGGGATTGCGATTGCATTGTGCGCCCGGGATGAGATCAAGGACCTGCGCGCCATTGAACGGCTGCTTGGCAGCCCGATTGTAGTAAATCGAGATCACGAGTTCCACCAGGAACCACCACGCAGTCAAGGACGATCCGGCAATACATCGGGTGGCGGTGGGCGCCAGAAGAGCCGCAACCGGTTTAATGATAGTCGACCTGGCCGCAACAAGTCCGGTGATAACAGACAGCGGCGCTCGGGAAATGATTCCTTCGGCGGTACAAACAGGACCACCGGCGGACGCCCCGGCGGCGGTACCGGCAACTCACGCGGCCGAACCCGTGCCGCCCGATCCTTCTCCAGCTGACACACGACAGGCGATCAAAAAACAGGCCCGTACACCAGCGTGTACGGGCTTTTTTGCTGGCCGCTGGCAGCCGATTCTGATAGACTCGCTGCATGAACTGGTCTGACTTCGGGCACAAGTTGACCGCACGCAGCGGTATCCTGGAACTCATGGATGATCTTGGCAAAGCAATGCAAAGCCCCGGGAAAAAATTCATGCTCGGCGGAGGGAACCCCGGCAGCATACCTCCTGTTAACCAGGTCTGGCGTCGGCGGATGCAGGAAATACTTGCCAACGGGGATGAGTTTGAGCGTGGATTGGGCAACTACGACACCCCGCAAGGAAAGTATCGATTTCTGGAGTCCATGGCTGGCTTGCTCCAGCGTGAGTACGGGTGGAATGTTGGCCCGGAAAATATTGGTGTTACCAATGGCAGCCAGAGTGCGTTTTTTATCCTGTTCAACCTGCTCAGCGGACAGCTGGATGCCGAACGCGGCCAGGGTGTCAGCAATCTGGCACTCCCGAGCCACGACACGGCTATTGGTCATAACAAGATACTGCTGCCGTTCACTCCGGAGTACATTGGCTATGCAGACCAGGGGATTGGTGAGGATCACTTCGTATCACAGCGCCCGGTTATATCGATGCATGGGCAGCATGAATTCAAGTATCAAGTAGATTTTTCCAGCCTGGATATTAGCGGGGATATCGGCGCGATCTGCGTATCCCGTCCAACCAATCCGACCGGGAATGTCCTGACTGACCATGAAGTGCACAGTCTGGATGCACTGGCCCGAAAAAACGGTATACCTCTCATGATCGATAATGCCTATGGAACGCCGTTTCCCGATATAGTATTCACCAAGGCAACCCCAATATGGAATTCCAACATTATTCTCGGACTCAGCCTCTCAAAACTCGGCCTGCCAAGTACCCGCACCGGCATCCTTGTTGCGCGCCCGGAGGTAATTGACGCGGTATCGGCGGTAAACGCCATCACCTCGTTGTCAAACGGCACCCTGGGTCAGCTGATTACCGGACCAATGCTGGACAGTGGGGAACTGCTTAATCTGTCACGTGAAGTAATCCAGCCATTCTATCGCGAACGATCACAGCTTGCCCTGCACGCAATGAAGAAACATTTTGACGGTCTGCCGTGGAAGGTTCATCGAAGCGAAGGGGCATTGTTTCTCTGGGTCTGGTTTGACCACCCGGATATCGATACTTTTACCCTGTATCAGCGACTCAAGGAACGGAATGTCATTATTGTACCAGGAAAGTACTTCTTCTATGGGCTGGACAATGCATCTCGCGCCCACGATGACTGGCCCCATCGCAATCAGTGTTTCCGGATGAACTTCGCGGGCGATCCTGATATGATTGACCAGGCTCTGGGTATTATTGCTGACGAGGTAACCAGCATGCTTTCGTGAGGACCTGCACCTATCATTGAGGACGAGTTTCTGCGCACATCGATGCTATTCGTAGAGAACCCTCATATCCGGCTGCTCGGTGCAATACCAATGTACCCAGATATAGGCATGCTGAAACAATGCAGCTACGAGTGCAGGCCACGATACAAAAATGCCGGCAACTCCCCATAATCCCAGAAATACATAGCTGTACATGGCATTACCGGAATACCGAAAGGCACCCCGTTTTTCCAATGGCATCTCACGAAACTCTGTTCTGAAATGATCGCCGCCCAAGGCTCGCCGAAGGCCGAACCAGCGCACCACAGAGTAGAGAGTGTAGCCGGCCGGAAGGAGCAATAAAAGGCCGACAGTAAACCCAAGCCAGTCAGGTACGGGCAGGGTATGGGCACTGGCAGCGGCAACGCCGACCAGGGTGACAACCCTGAGAACAAGAAACGGGAAAAACATAACGCCCCAGATTGTAAGGTCTGCCTTGCCAAACAGCCGACTGAACAACCGGAAGACAAGCTGGGTACGGAATACCACCGCCACCATTAATTGATGCACTACCGATACGGCAATAGTCAACGTCAGCCAGTGCCCGGCATCAAGCCATAAAAAGATTCGATTTCCAGGGTTAAGCTCTGCGAGAAAAATCGCCCCGGGGATCATAAGGCTTATCATAAGAATATGGGGTATCTGACCCGTAAACAGATCCCGGACACCGGCACCATCTGACCCCACCGTATACGGAAAACTGACCAGCAAAAGACGGGACGACAGACCGGATCCGGCAATGCCAAGCAAGAGATACACCCCATGCAGCCAATGGAGGTTTGCTCGTCCAAGCACCAGAGCCTGAGCCAGAATCCACAAAATCAGTATGCCCGAAAAGCAAAGGCTGAAAAGCAAGGCCTTCCGGTTGAAAACATGAGTACCAATGGTTCGGAGCAACGCTCCGACGTACAGATTGCCTGCACCAAGCACAACTATGAGAAAGATTCCTGGTACAAGGAAATCCGTGAACGGGCCATATTGAAGGATCTCGGTGGTAACACCCATAAGTGATCCGGTTGGCTGCACCACAGCGGCTAATCCACCGCCAACAGCACCGGCTCCAACAAACCAGTGCAGCCCCATTAAAACCTTGATCTGCTGTTTCATTCACCCTCGCATCAGTATGCCTGACTAAAGTTCTTTGAGCTCTTCAAGAACAGCCAGGGCTGCCTCCCGGCCCAGCTTTATCATCTCATCATACGCCTCAAAATCTATACCAGCAATACCGGAGAGATCCGGCTCGATATAGACATCTGCCCCATCTGTACTGTACATTGCCTGCCGCATTATGTTGTATACCCGGTTGGCGTACTCCACGCGACCTTCGGGCAAACCCGTATCACTGAAACTCCCGGCTACGTTTACCGCAATAATCCTGTCAGCGCCCGCTGCCTTCGCCGCATCAATAGGGAGATTATTTATTATTCCGCCATCAGCCAGAAAACGACCGTCATACTCTGCCGGATCAAATATTACCGGCAATGCCATACTTGCGGCCAGCAGCAAGCCTGTCGGACCCTGATCGTAGTATACAAGCTCTCCAGTCTCTATATCAGTTGCCGTAACTACTACGGGTATCTGGAGATGCTCAAGCCTGTCTGTATTCAGTCGCTCCGAAAGGTACTCCACTACAGGGTCTATGCGGAAAAATCCGATACCCTGCAGAGAAGGGCGGGCGAGGTCCAGGAGCTTTATCTGTGTAAACTCCTCTCTAAGTTCTGACGGGCTATACCCGTCAGATAGAAATGCACCGGCAATCGCACCGGCACTGGTACCAGTGATAAAATCAAAGTGGATTTCGTTTTCCAACAAAACCTCGATCACACCGATGTGCGCCGCGCCCCAGGCGCCACCCCCACCAAGTACCAGGGCTGTCCCACCGTCTATTGTGTCATTGCCAAGTGACTCGGCCGAAGCCTCACCATTGTTATTTGAATTCCCGGAGGAAGAGAAATCCCCGTTACACCCAACAAAAAACAGGAATGCCGCCACCAGAATAGCAGATTTACGCTTCATTTCTCTCCTCCGTACGGTTTGGTGTTGCTTCTTTTTTGCCATAGATATCATCACATGCAAAGATACTGAATCCGCAAAGGTTTTACAAACCGCTACGTGGCGTAATCAAGGGCTGTCCTGCTGGCTGTCGGTCGGATACACCAGGGCAGAAAAAGAAGAAGACCTTGCTGCTGGATGGAATACAGGGATGACAGAATTCTGCCCCGAGAAAACCCGCAAACAGGCGTTCGCACATCATGCGAGCCGCCCTACGCTCAGCCGGACTACGTCTGTCTTGGTTTCGCGTGTTCCTCGTGCCACGCACTGCGGTACACGCTTTAACTTCGTCGTCGCCAGGGACCACTTTTTTTATATAAAAAAAAGCCTGGCTTGCTCAGCCAGACTACGTCTGTCTTCGTTTCGCGTGTTCCTCGTGCTGCGCACTGCGGTACACGCTTTAACTTCGTCGTCGCCAGGGACCACCTTTTTTGTACCCATTCGGGCACAAAAAAGCCTGGCGACGACCTACTCTCCCACCAGCGAACTGCAGTACCATCGGCGCTGAGGGGCGTTAACTTCCGTGTTCGGAATGGGAACGGGTGGGACCCCCTCCGCGATTGTCACCAGGCAAAAATTACCTTTGTTGGTCCGTCACGATGTCGGCGCGTCTGGCGTGCGGTTTGTATGCCGCGAAAGCCGTTTCGCGCCGCGCCCACCTTGCGGTGTTCGTGACGATAGAGCTGGAGATTGACAGTGGATTGACGCGGTTAGCGTCATGATTACGTTCATCGAAAAATATGGTCAAGCCTCACGGAAAATTAGTACTGGTCGGCTGAATACATTACTGCACTTATACCGCCAGCCTATCAACCAGATCATCTCTCTGGTTCCTTTAGGAGCCTTGAAGACTCAGGGATGTCTCATCTTGAGGAAGGCTTCCCGCTTAGATGCTTTCAGCGGTTATCCCGTCCAAACTTGGCTACCCAGCACTTACCGTTGGCACGATAACTGGTACACCAGAGGTTTGTCCACCTCGGTCCTCTCGTACTGAAGGCAGATCCTCTCAAACATCCAACGCCTGTGGCAGATAGGGACCGAACTGTCTCGCGACGTTCTGAACCCCAGCTCACGTACCGCTTTAAATGGCGAACAGCCATACCCTTGGGACCTGCTCCAGCCCCAGGATGCGATGAGCCTACATCGAGGTGCCAAACTTTGCCGTCGATATGAACTCTTGGGCAAAATCAGCCTGTTATCCCCGGAGTACCTTTTGTCCGTTAAGTGACCGCGCTTCCACACGCCACGGCCAGATCACTAAGACCTACTTTCGTACCTGCTCGACATGTACGTCTCGCAGTCAAGCTCCCTTATGCCT comes from the Spirochaeta africana DSM 8902 genome and includes:
- a CDS encoding patatin-like phospholipase family protein produces the protein MAKKKQHQTVRRREMKRKSAILVAAFLFFVGCNGDFSSSGNSNNNGEASAESLGNDTIDGGTALVLGGGGAWGAAHIGVIEVLLENEIHFDFITGTSAGAIAGAFLSDGYSPSELREEFTQIKLLDLARPSLQGIGFFRIDPVVEYLSERLNTDRLEHLQIPVVVTATDIETGELVYYDQGPTGLLLAASMALPVIFDPAEYDGRFLADGGIINNLPIDAAKAAGADRIIAVNVAGSFSDTGLPEGRVEYANRVYNIMRQAMYSTDGADVYIEPDLSGIAGIDFEAYDEMIKLGREAALAVLEELKEL
- a CDS encoding DegT/DnrJ/EryC1/StrS family aminotransferase, with the translated sequence MKIPLFRPAINRKDMQAVLETMVDDTLGPGQISEQFIHALLEFFDLEGGLPFRELRRAVQVLSGALSLKDGEGLLLSPLLSRVYAEVIQSAGIPFDWVDVDPRNGTVSPETLADALKKERPFRPVGVVCDTSLGFVPLLEDIARQIDTVILDISKGCGARLGDALAGSTADYVILSLEEEDMLTTGGGAAVLGRTRKHAAALNQASAAVSREVFLADLNAALGVTQLKELPQRLVRRQEVAEVLHRAVQQSRHRLLVQPGDAEQVYYGLPLIVETGRKDVEAYAKKKGVETRPAYAHSILDVYGVESDQAETAANRDAGDAHSDTAADTSVPAAIVCPAAEVPNAAGLWRRCLLFPLYPSLPTPQIRELSKILISLP
- a CDS encoding DEAD/DEAH box helicase, coding for MESLTFSQLELESTILDAVKRQGYTTPTPIQAQSIPVLMHGSDMLGTAQTGTGKTAAFVLPLLDRLIKNPRQPETSANPAREPAHNRNGRNSRDSRRRPVKPARPEALILAPTRELAIQIGDSLQKYGSGSGLKHTVIYGGAPKPSQAAKLRNNPDILAATPGRLMDFVGEGLIDLTGIRVLILDEADRMLDMGFIPEMRKIAAMAEDRDQTVLFSATMPREIESLAQELLTNPERVAIAPQEVTVDRITQTVLHLDREDKTKLLPALIRDHNMFRVIIFTRTKHRATRVAKLLSKAEIPADAIHGDRTQGQRQRALEGFRRGKIQALVATDVASRGIDVDDVSHVINFEIPNEAESYVHRIGRTGRAGTEGIAIALCARDEIKDLRAIERLLGSPIVVNRDHEFHQEPPRSQGRSGNTSGGGGRQKSRNRFNDSRPGRNKSGDNRQRRSGNDSFGGTNRTTGGRPGGGTGNSRGRTRAARSFSS
- a CDS encoding chemotaxis protein CheW — its product is MSENFQSMQLVTFQLGEEQYGIDIMDVEGIVKVEEVRAIPNSPAYVEGIFNLRGEIIPVINLHRRFHLKKAELSEEDSLLSGFVIIQIDEMLLAVIIDKVNRVVKVEGKDIQPPPQMISGIGAEYIQGVVNRDEDGYLIILDIRRLFNTRELRAISDYSMV
- a CDS encoding methyltransferase; the encoded protein is MKQQIKVLMGLHWFVGAGAVGGGLAAVVQPTGSLMGVTTEILQYGPFTDFLVPGIFLIVVLGAGNLYVGALLRTIGTHVFNRKALLFSLCFSGILILWILAQALVLGRANLHWLHGVYLLLGIAGSGLSSRLLLVSFPYTVGSDGAGVRDLFTGQIPHILMISLMIPGAIFLAELNPGNRIFLWLDAGHWLTLTIAVSVVHQLMVAVVFRTQLVFRLFSRLFGKADLTIWGVMFFPFLVLRVVTLVGVAAASAHTLPVPDWLGFTVGLLLLLPAGYTLYSVVRWFGLRRALGGDHFRTEFREMPLEKRGAFRYSGNAMYSYVFLGLWGVAGIFVSWPALVAALFQHAYIWVHWYCTEQPDMRVLYE
- a CDS encoding NAD(P)/FAD-dependent oxidoreductase, with protein sequence MKQHLLHTRLLIIGQGIAGSMLAYALWRRGLTRPEDFMVIDAGDTHAATRVSTGVINPFGFARLNYSAVAPEVGAAWEHYNRLERMLQHHLGTHTRYAFAHPLLRLFTSPMEAGRWQERYRLPVLPHGSRRHNICLTQGGGVVPNSGWIEAARLVRDIRRLLQQRQQYIHADIPASTLMTSLRQASGNIAELHSIRYSALILCSGVQHALATGNSLPDARLPYYPVGGEVMSLYLPAWPVELAVSRGITIQPSRTHSGWIRVGATYQRTPDTDLPNAEGIAWLRNQFDQLCIRMRSGMPDSTGRMYQQAVASAVFTSGIRPAAIDRQPYLGQMRQPLPQCPPVYIMNGLGSRGIARAPVLAETLANHILQKAPIPPAWQVQRVPLDQSSQTWECSASAD
- a CDS encoding valine--pyruvate transaminase, whose product is MNWSDFGHKLTARSGILELMDDLGKAMQSPGKKFMLGGGNPGSIPPVNQVWRRRMQEILANGDEFERGLGNYDTPQGKYRFLESMAGLLQREYGWNVGPENIGVTNGSQSAFFILFNLLSGQLDAERGQGVSNLALPSHDTAIGHNKILLPFTPEYIGYADQGIGEDHFVSQRPVISMHGQHEFKYQVDFSSLDISGDIGAICVSRPTNPTGNVLTDHEVHSLDALARKNGIPLMIDNAYGTPFPDIVFTKATPIWNSNIILGLSLSKLGLPSTRTGILVARPEVIDAVSAVNAITSLSNGTLGQLITGPMLDSGELLNLSREVIQPFYRERSQLALHAMKKHFDGLPWKVHRSEGALFLWVWFDHPDIDTFTLYQRLKERNVIIVPGKYFFYGLDNASRAHDDWPHRNQCFRMNFAGDPDMIDQALGIIADEVTSMLS
- a CDS encoding NAD(+)/NADH kinase; the encoded protein is MQHTIGSVLIMANLHKSLAEDMIVEITRQLESEGVRVLVERFYGEDDLGAVPEVDLAISLGGDGTVLFCARRLAGHDIPILPVNLGSFGFITEVAASEWYDVYAGYRQGNVDAGRRLMLQVDLFRDDELLCSHLGLNDMVITKAGISNLISVDVTLTSGSLGRYRADGVLVATPTGSTAYSVAAGGPILYPEMQAIILNPICPFTLSHRPIVLPPDEAVTITVDEPQRAQLILTVDGQTVVSLQQGDRVCVRKAAATVGILRSSARSFYDVLRSKLNWSGGPDD